In a genomic window of Dolichospermum sp. DET69:
- a CDS encoding type II toxin-antitoxin system VapC family toxin gives MNGLKYLLDTNILIGLFQRDLIILNLLKDKLIKVNECAYSAITRMELLSFPSISSTEKEAIKSLLNQMTYLAITSEIEDETINFRYTHKTKLPDSIIAATAKYHQIELVTLDKKLASKLKSND, from the coding sequence ATGAATGGACTTAAGTATCTGTTAGATACAAATATTTTAATTGGGCTATTTCAACGTGATTTAATAATTTTAAATCTGCTAAAAGATAAGCTGATTAAAGTTAATGAATGTGCTTATAGTGCTATAACTCGGATGGAGTTACTGAGCTTTCCTTCTATAAGTTCTACAGAAAAAGAAGCGATTAAATCTTTATTAAATCAGATGACTTATTTAGCAATTACATCAGAAATTGAGGACGAAACTATTAATTTTAGATATACCCATAAAACAAAATTACCAGATTCTATTATTGCGGCTACAGCTAAGTATCATCAAATTGAGTTAGTAACATTAGATAAAAAATTAGCGAGTAAGTTGAAATCAAATGATTGA